The following DNA comes from Amycolatopsis solani.
GGTCCGCGGGCCGCGGTAGAGCCGCCCGTCGATCAGCAGGCCGACGCCGATGCCGGTGCCGACGAGCACCACCGCGGTCGCCGTCGGTTCGCCGTGCGGCCACAGCCGGGCGAACGCGGCGGCGTTGGTGTTCTTGTCGAGCGTCACCCGCAGCCCGGTGCGCTTCTCCAGCAGGTCGCGCAGGGGGACGTCGTGCCAGCCGGGCATGTTCGTCGCGTCGCGGACCAGGCCGGCGAGGTGGTCCAGCGGGCCGACCGCGCCCAGGCCGAGGCCGAGCACGTCGAAGCCGTCGGCGAGCTCGAGGGCGGCGGTGCCGATGGCCTCGACCGCCTGCTCGGGGGTGAAACCCGGGGGCAGCGGGCCGCCCGCCACCTCCTCGACCTCGCCGATGAGGTTGGTGCGCAGCACGCGGAACTCGTCGCGGTCGAGGCGCGCGCCGAGCGCGTGCCGGGCGCCGGGCCGGATGGTCAGCAACGTCCGCGGCTTGCCGACGCCCGTGGACGGCTGGCGTTCTTCGTCCAGCAAGCCGGCGTCGAGGAGTTCGGGCACGATCTTGGAGACGGCCTGCTGGGTGAGCTCGGTGCGCTCGGCGAGTTCGACGCGGCTGAGGCCGCCGGCGCGCAGGATGTGCGTGAGCAGCAGGGCGCGGTTGTGCTCCCGCACGCTGCGCAGGTTGACGCCGGTGTCCGCCATGGTCAGGATCTTCGCACGTCTGGCCAATTACGCAACAGTGTTGTTTAATGGCGGGCATGAGTGACTTGCGCGTGGGTGTTCTCGGGTACGGCATCGGCGGACGGGTTTTCCACGCCCCGCTGGTGGCGGCGACGCCCGGCCTCACCCCCGCGGTGATCTCGACGTCGTCCAACGCCGGCCAGGCGCGCATCGACCACCCCGGCGCGGAGATCGTGCCGGACGCCGACGCGTTCTTCGAGCACGCCGGCGAGCTCGACCTCGTCGTCGTCAGCACGCCCAACCGCACGCACGTGCCACTCGCGCTCCGGGCGATCGAGGCCGGCCTGCCCGTCGTCGTCGACAAGCCGTTCGCGCCGACCGCCGCCGAGGCCGAGCGGGTCGTCGCCGCGGCGAAGGCGGCGGGTGTCGGCCTGACCGTGTTCCAGAACCGGCGGCTCGACTCCGACTTCCTCACCGTCCGGAAGGTCCTCGAGTCCGGGAAGCTCGGCGAGGTCTTCCGCTTCGAGTCCCGCTACGACCGCTGGGTGCCCAAGCCCAAGGACAACTGGCGCGAGTTCGGCGACCCGGCCGAGGCCGGCGGCCTGCTCTACGACCTCGGCGCGCACATCGTCGACCAGGCGCTGCAGCTGTTCGGCCCGGTCACGCAGGTCTACGCGGAGACCGACCGCCGCCGGGCCGGCGTCCAGGTCGACGACGACGTCTTCGTCGCGCTGAAGCACGCCAACGGCGTCCGCTCGCACCTGTGGGCGAGCGCGCTCGCCGGCACGCAGAACCCGCGGTTCCGGGTGCTCGGCGACCAGGCGACCTTCACCAAGTACGGCCTCGACGTGCAGGAACCGCAGATCAAAGCGGGCATGCGCCCGGGCGACGAAGCCTGGGGCGTCGAGCCGGCGTCGGACGCGGGCAAGATCGGCGTCGGCAACGACGTCAAGACCGTTCCCACCGAGACCGGCCGCTACGAGCAGTTCTACGCCCAGGTGCGTGACGCGCTGCGCGGCGAAGGCGAGTTCCCGGTCGACCCCGAGTCGTCGGTCGCGGCCCTGCGCGTGATCGAAGCCGCGCACCGCTCCGGCGTCGAAGGTGCAGTCGTCGAACTGTGACCCGCTGAACCAGGCCGTGACCTCGGTGACCCCCAGCTCCGAGGTCACGGCCGCCTTCGGCTGCGCTGCTGGTCCTGCAGCTCCTGCAGCCGCTGCTGGAACTCCCGGATCCGGTCGAGCTGGTCGTTCTGCTGGCGGTTGCCGTCGCCGAACTGGACCGGATTCCGCTGGTCCCGCTGCTGCTGTTGCTGTGGCGGCGGCTGGACCTGCACCCGGTCCTGCGGCGAGCTGATCGCGGCGACGCGGTCGAAGCGCTCCCCCGGCCGTCCCGCCAGGTAGAGCTGCATGAACCGGTCCCAGATCGGGCCGGCGAGCGTCGAGCCGAACAGCGGGGCGCCACCCGGGCCGCGCAACGCCTTGTCACCGTCGCCGCCCACCCAGACCGCGGCCGACACCGAAGGCGTGTAGCCCACCATCCAGGTCTGGGAGTTCGCGTTCGCCGCCGACGCGGGTTCGTCGTTCTGCGGCGTGTGCTGCTGCGTCCCCGTCTTGCCCGCGCACTCGTGGCCGGTCGGGCAGGTCAGCCGGGAGAACTGGATCACCGGTGCGAGCGCGGCCGTCACGTTCCCGGCGATCTGCGCGCTCTTCTGCGTGTCGTTGTCGGCGAACGCGTCGATCGAGCGGAGCTTCGCCTCGTACGCGGTTTCGCCGTTCGCGTTGGTCACCTTCTGCACGAAGTGCCGGTCGCGCTGGACCCCGCCCGCGGCGAAGGTCGCGTACGCCGAAGCCATGTCGGCCGGCGTGACCTGCGTGCCGCCGCCGCCGATGGAAATGTTGTTGTCGCCGGTGAACAGCTCGCTGCGGCCGCCGTTGTCCTTCGTCCGGATGCCCGCCTCCCGCGCGGCTTCCGCCACGCCGGCCGGCTTCGTCACGTTGAGGACCATGTCGTAGAACACCGTGTTCGTGGACCGCTGCATCGCCTCGGAGACGGTGCACTCCTGCGAGCAGCTGCTGCTGTCGCCGGCGTTGCGGATCGGCAGGTCGACGCCGGGGAACGTGCGCGGGGACGTGCCGTCGAACCGGGCGTCGAGGCCGCGGCCGAGCTTGAGGAACGCCGCCAGGTCGAACGGCTTCATCGACGACCCGGGGTTGTGCGCTTCGTCGGCCCAGTCGCGCCCGGCCAGGTCCTCGCCGTTCGGGCCCTTCACGATCGCGTCGCCGCCGTAGTAGGCGAGCACGCCGCCGGTCTTCGGGTCGACGGCCACCAGCGCGTTCAGGATCCGGTCGTCGGTCTGCTCCGCCATCCCTTCGGCCACGGCCTTCTCGGCCGACTGCTGCGCCTGCGGGTCGATGGTGGTGAAGACCTGGAACCCGCCCGAGTAGTACTGCTTCTCGTCGATCCCCTGCGCGGCCAGCTCGGCCTTGACCTGCTTCTTGAGGAACGGGTTCAGCGCGCCGGCCTGCCTGCTCTCGCGCAGCGGGATCGGCGTCGGGAACTTCGCCGCGGCACGCTGGGCCGGCGTCAGGTAGCCGTTCTTCAGCATCCGGTCCAGCGCCGTGGTCCACCGGTTCGTCGCGACGGCCGTGTTCTCCGAGCGGCCCGGCTGCTGGATCAGCCCGGCGAGCAGCGCGGCTTGCGAGTAGTCGAGCTGGCCGGCGTCCTTGCCGAAGTACGCCTGCGCGGCGGCCTGGATCCCGTACGAGCCGCGGCCGAAGTAGATGATGTTGAGGTAGGCGGTGATGATGTCCGCCTTCTCGTAGGTCTGGTTCATCTTGAACGACTTCGCGAGCTCGACCCACTTGCGGGTCAGCGTCGGGTCGTCGTCTCCGGACGCGTTCTTGATGTACTGCTGCGAAATCGTCGACCCGCCGCCCGAGCCGCCGGTGACCTGGTTGTAGGCCGCGCGCAGGATGCCGCCGACGTCGAAGCCGGAGTTCGTTTCGAACGACGCGTCCTCGGTGGCGATCACGGCTTTCTTGACGACGTCCGGGATCTGGTTCGCCGTCAGGATCTGCCGGTTGCCGCCGGTGGGCACGTCCTTGCCCATCTCGGTGCCGTCGCTGAACAGGTAGGTGACGGCCTGGCCCTGCGCCTGCGCGATCGTCTCCGGTGAAGGGACGTCGACGGCCAGGTAGGTGATCGCGAAGGCGACCCCGGGGACGACGAAGAACAGCCCCGCGGCCACGTACCCGATCCGCCGGATCCGCCGCCAGCGCCGTCGCCGCAGGTCCTGGGCGGTGAGCGGCCGCGGCCGGCGGCGGGGCTCACCGGCGCGCTGCCGGATGATCGGCACGGTCGGCGGGTCGTCCGGCTCGGTCCCGTTGTGCGCGTGGTGGGTGATCAGCTCGGGCTCGCTGCCCAGCAGCCCGGCACGCGGCGCGGGCCGCCGGGCGCGACGACGTCGGGGTTCGGGCTGCCGGTCGTGGTTCACGGGCCGTCCTCCACGGTGGGCTGCGGACGCAGTCCTCTCGGGAGGCACACGTACCGCCGCCCACCGTGGTTCAGCCGGCTACTCCTCCGGGTCCG
Coding sequences within:
- a CDS encoding ROK family transcriptional regulator; protein product: MARRAKILTMADTGVNLRSVREHNRALLLTHILRAGGLSRVELAERTELTQQAVSKIVPELLDAGLLDEERQPSTGVGKPRTLLTIRPGARHALGARLDRDEFRVLRTNLIGEVEEVAGGPLPPGFTPEQAVEAIGTAALELADGFDVLGLGLGAVGPLDHLAGLVRDATNMPGWHDVPLRDLLEKRTGLRVTLDKNTNAAAFARLWPHGEPTATAVVLVGTGIGVGLLIDGRLYRGPRTNAGEFGHTTIAYDGPRCACGRAGCVEIMAKRAPDTRAAAGYLGIGLADLVQVLDLERIVLAGRAVRDEPDVHREAVSARLEELLPLPHWQRIEVVEDTSGEELVTRGAAAEVLASYYANPA
- a CDS encoding Gfo/Idh/MocA family oxidoreductase, with the protein product MSDLRVGVLGYGIGGRVFHAPLVAATPGLTPAVISTSSNAGQARIDHPGAEIVPDADAFFEHAGELDLVVVSTPNRTHVPLALRAIEAGLPVVVDKPFAPTAAEAERVVAAAKAAGVGLTVFQNRRLDSDFLTVRKVLESGKLGEVFRFESRYDRWVPKPKDNWREFGDPAEAGGLLYDLGAHIVDQALQLFGPVTQVYAETDRRRAGVQVDDDVFVALKHANGVRSHLWASALAGTQNPRFRVLGDQATFTKYGLDVQEPQIKAGMRPGDEAWGVEPASDAGKIGVGNDVKTVPTETGRYEQFYAQVRDALRGEGEFPVDPESSVAALRVIEAAHRSGVEGAVVEL
- a CDS encoding transglycosylase domain-containing protein, which gives rise to MNHDRQPEPRRRRARRPAPRAGLLGSEPELITHHAHNGTEPDDPPTVPIIRQRAGEPRRRPRPLTAQDLRRRRWRRIRRIGYVAAGLFFVVPGVAFAITYLAVDVPSPETIAQAQGQAVTYLFSDGTEMGKDVPTGGNRQILTANQIPDVVKKAVIATEDASFETNSGFDVGGILRAAYNQVTGGSGGGSTISQQYIKNASGDDDPTLTRKWVELAKSFKMNQTYEKADIITAYLNIIYFGRGSYGIQAAAQAYFGKDAGQLDYSQAALLAGLIQQPGRSENTAVATNRWTTALDRMLKNGYLTPAQRAAAKFPTPIPLRESRQAGALNPFLKKQVKAELAAQGIDEKQYYSGGFQVFTTIDPQAQQSAEKAVAEGMAEQTDDRILNALVAVDPKTGGVLAYYGGDAIVKGPNGEDLAGRDWADEAHNPGSSMKPFDLAAFLKLGRGLDARFDGTSPRTFPGVDLPIRNAGDSSSCSQECTVSEAMQRSTNTVFYDMVLNVTKPAGVAEAAREAGIRTKDNGGRSELFTGDNNISIGGGGTQVTPADMASAYATFAAGGVQRDRHFVQKVTNANGETAYEAKLRSIDAFADNDTQKSAQIAGNVTAALAPVIQFSRLTCPTGHECAGKTGTQQHTPQNDEPASAANANSQTWMVGYTPSVSAAVWVGGDGDKALRGPGGAPLFGSTLAGPIWDRFMQLYLAGRPGERFDRVAAISSPQDRVQVQPPPQQQQQRDQRNPVQFGDGNRQQNDQLDRIREFQQRLQELQDQQRSRRRP